Proteins co-encoded in one Pseudarthrobacter chlorophenolicus A6 genomic window:
- a CDS encoding histidine phosphatase family protein, with protein MTNPALAPRPQLWILRHGETEWSKSGQYTGLTDLPLTVEGEQQAVEARKALDGVDFDLVLTSPLRRARRTAELAGFPDAQHEPLAVEWNYGDYEGISSDLIRKDNPDYLIWTNGVPNGESLDEVAARADKIIGRVLESGMDNVLVVAHGHFSRILTARWLELPPVEGRHFVLGTAKVCTLGWDKKTPAIVRWGL; from the coding sequence GTGACCAATCCCGCCCTCGCCCCGCGTCCCCAGCTCTGGATCCTCCGCCACGGCGAGACGGAATGGTCCAAGAGCGGCCAGTACACCGGGCTCACGGACCTGCCGCTCACCGTTGAAGGTGAACAGCAGGCCGTTGAAGCCCGCAAGGCACTGGATGGTGTGGACTTCGACCTGGTCCTCACGTCCCCGTTGCGCCGTGCGCGCCGGACGGCTGAGCTGGCAGGCTTCCCCGATGCCCAGCACGAACCCCTCGCCGTCGAATGGAACTACGGCGACTACGAGGGCATCAGTTCCGACCTCATCCGCAAGGACAACCCGGACTACCTGATCTGGACCAACGGCGTGCCCAATGGCGAGAGCCTGGACGAGGTGGCGGCGAGGGCTGACAAGATCATCGGCCGCGTCCTCGAATCCGGAATGGACAACGTGCTGGTGGTGGCCCACGGGCATTTTTCCCGCATCCTGACCGCTCGCTGGCTGGAACTGCCTCCCGTTGAAGGCCGGCATTTCGTCCTCGGCACGGCAAAGGTATGCACGCTCGGATGGGATAAGAAGACTCCCGCAATTGTCCGCTGGGGACTCTGA
- a CDS encoding CCA tRNA nucleotidyltransferase, translating into MAHAHHKTDSHTVDFQVDPVVLELGQRFVDAGHELSLVGGPVRDLFLGRTSPDLDFTTDATPDQTVALIKKWADNFWEIGRAFGTIGMRKAGFQIEITTYRAEAYDPDSRKPVVAFGSSLTDDLLRRDFTINAMALKLPTMELVDPFGGVRDLHASVLATPGSPEASFSDDPLRMMRAARFASQLGVSVHDDVRKAMTGMAERITIISAERIRDELVKLVCGARPRVGVDLLVDTGLAEFVLPEVSALRLESDEHHRHKDVYQHSLQVLEQAAALETDADGPVPGPDFVLRFAALMHDVGKPATRRFEQGGAVSFRHHDMVGAKLTTKRMKTLRFDNDTIKSVARLVELHMRFYGYGDAGWSDSAVRRYVTDAGPQLERLHRLTRSDVTTRNQRKADRLSFAYDDLEERIAALREQESLEAVRPDLDGAQIMSLLGLKPGPVVGRAYKFLLNERMEHGPLAADDAEARLLRWWAEQPEASPAGPADEESPAGVEPSHVEESK; encoded by the coding sequence ATGGCGCACGCACATCACAAGACTGATTCCCACACCGTCGATTTCCAGGTGGACCCGGTGGTCCTGGAGCTTGGCCAGCGCTTCGTCGACGCCGGCCACGAACTGTCGCTGGTGGGCGGTCCCGTGCGCGATCTCTTCCTCGGCCGGACCTCGCCGGACCTGGACTTCACCACCGACGCCACCCCGGACCAGACGGTTGCCCTTATTAAGAAGTGGGCAGACAACTTCTGGGAAATCGGCCGCGCCTTTGGAACCATCGGCATGCGCAAGGCCGGATTCCAGATCGAGATCACCACCTACCGGGCAGAAGCCTACGATCCGGACTCCCGGAAGCCCGTAGTCGCTTTTGGTTCATCGCTGACCGACGACCTGCTGCGCCGCGACTTCACCATCAACGCCATGGCACTGAAGCTGCCCACCATGGAACTGGTGGACCCCTTCGGCGGGGTCCGCGACCTCCACGCCTCGGTACTGGCGACGCCGGGGTCGCCGGAGGCATCCTTTTCCGACGATCCGCTGCGGATGATGCGGGCCGCCCGGTTCGCGTCCCAGCTGGGTGTCTCCGTCCACGACGACGTCCGCAAGGCCATGACCGGCATGGCTGAACGGATCACCATCATCTCCGCCGAGCGGATCCGCGACGAACTGGTCAAGCTCGTCTGCGGCGCCCGCCCCCGCGTGGGTGTGGACCTGCTGGTGGACACGGGCCTGGCCGAGTTCGTGCTTCCGGAGGTGTCCGCGCTCCGGCTCGAGTCCGACGAACACCACCGGCACAAGGACGTGTACCAGCATTCGCTGCAGGTCCTGGAACAGGCTGCGGCCCTCGAGACGGACGCGGACGGGCCCGTGCCCGGCCCCGACTTCGTCCTGCGGTTCGCGGCACTGATGCACGACGTCGGCAAGCCGGCTACGCGCCGTTTCGAACAGGGCGGCGCGGTGAGCTTCCGGCACCACGACATGGTGGGTGCCAAACTCACCACGAAGCGGATGAAGACCCTGCGCTTCGACAACGACACCATCAAGTCGGTGGCCCGCCTGGTGGAACTGCATATGCGCTTCTACGGCTATGGGGACGCCGGGTGGAGCGACTCAGCCGTCCGCCGCTATGTCACCGATGCCGGTCCCCAGCTGGAGCGGCTGCACCGCCTTACCCGCTCCGACGTCACCACCCGCAACCAGCGCAAGGCCGACAGGTTGTCCTTCGCCTACGACGATCTCGAGGAACGGATCGCGGCGCTGCGTGAGCAGGAGTCCCTGGAAGCGGTCCGCCCGGACCTGGACGGGGCACAGATCATGTCCCTGCTGGGCCTCAAGCCCGGACCGGTGGTGGGAAGGGCCTACAAGTTCCTCCTCAATGAGCGGATGGAGCATGGACCACTGGCCGCCGACGATGCGGAGGCCAGGCTCCTCCGCTGGTGGGCCGAACAGCCTGAAGCATCACCTGCCGGGCCGGCGGACGAAGAGTCCCCCGCCGGCGTCGAACCTTCCCATGTTGAGGAGTCCAAGTGA
- a CDS encoding NUDIX hydrolase: MPSAIGAHVAPAPHSAPASLPTVEEVSAGGVVVDTSDAELRVAIIARLNRGGRLEWCLPKGHPEGKENNEEAAVREIAEETGIEGSILAPLGSIDYWFTVSGHRVHKTVHHYLLRATGGELTIENDPDQEAVDVAWVPIQELARKLSFPNERRIADLAREVLPGHL; the protein is encoded by the coding sequence TTGCCGTCGGCAATAGGTGCGCACGTTGCCCCTGCCCCGCACTCGGCGCCGGCGTCGCTGCCGACGGTGGAGGAAGTTTCCGCCGGCGGCGTGGTGGTTGACACGTCCGACGCCGAGCTTCGGGTTGCGATTATTGCCCGCCTTAACCGCGGGGGACGCCTGGAGTGGTGCCTGCCCAAGGGCCACCCGGAGGGCAAAGAGAACAACGAAGAGGCAGCGGTCCGCGAAATTGCCGAGGAAACCGGCATCGAGGGCAGCATCCTGGCGCCCCTGGGCAGCATCGACTACTGGTTTACCGTCAGCGGCCACCGGGTCCACAAGACCGTGCACCACTACTTGCTGCGTGCCACCGGCGGTGAACTGACCATTGAGAACGATCCCGACCAGGAGGCCGTGGACGTTGCCTGGGTGCCCATCCAGGAACTGGCCAGGAAGCTTTCGTTCCCCAATGAGCGGCGCATCGCCGACCTCGCACGCGAGGTCCTGCCCGGCCACCTCTGA
- the murJ gene encoding murein biosynthesis integral membrane protein MurJ — MSATNFPSDKAGRTGNAAPEGLPEEPAAPAAAPATSGASETRSSAIMAAGTLVSRFLGFGKTWMLGTALGLGSTVNDTFINANNLPNLIFLLVAGGVFNAVLVPQIIKASKAPDRGADYISRLLTLAVLLLLGLTALVTLAAPLVIDVTTQGYSPQQKALAVTFAFWCLPQIFFYGLYALLTQVLNANGAFGPAMWAPILNNLVAIAGLGMFIWIFGTNEFSPHTLANWGSTQTLFVAGFSTIGVVAQTAILMIPVFRLKLGLRPRFGWRGVGLGQAAKLSVWTLLTAAVGQLAFLYVMRIATIPGAERLRLAEAGNPAADMLPGNAVLEVASQLYLLPHSIIALSLATVLFNRMTRASQDGNRAELRDALSHGLRTMAVATVFGALALFALAGPLGMFFSGGSRNDGVMLAQTLTILALSTPFMSANFMMSRVFYANEDARTPFYVQLLLAVVYVVGAFAIQFMPVGQIIYAIAVLYMVGNILSVVISAFFLRRLLGNLDGPRIANAYIRMGYAALGSAIAGAGALWLMGSYSPDGFAWSGRLQALVTLAVVGPVMLAVYFLLLRLFRVSELTDMLRPLLGRLGRGGQVAPSAAGGVPPTSAPEGTPSVEAGPAAERPARATTSVDTGLIPRISGEFDAVSFRAGPEPEREASGAHYDDGAPTPDDGNYLPGEDQASTARGGLLREQIPLPGRRTFQGKAGQNPYFSRRRPRKK; from the coding sequence ATGTCAGCTACCAACTTTCCTTCCGACAAAGCCGGCCGGACCGGCAATGCCGCGCCGGAAGGCCTCCCCGAAGAACCTGCGGCTCCGGCCGCCGCGCCAGCGACTTCAGGAGCCAGTGAAACCCGTTCCAGCGCCATCATGGCCGCCGGCACCCTGGTCTCCCGGTTCCTGGGCTTCGGCAAAACCTGGATGCTCGGAACGGCCCTAGGCCTCGGTTCCACGGTCAACGACACGTTCATCAACGCCAACAACCTGCCCAACCTGATCTTCCTGCTGGTGGCCGGCGGTGTCTTCAACGCCGTGCTGGTGCCGCAGATCATCAAAGCCAGCAAGGCTCCGGACAGGGGAGCGGACTACATCAGCCGCCTCCTGACCCTTGCGGTCCTGCTGCTGCTGGGCCTCACTGCCCTGGTGACGCTGGCTGCGCCGCTGGTCATCGACGTCACCACGCAGGGATACAGTCCGCAGCAGAAGGCGCTGGCCGTCACCTTCGCGTTCTGGTGCCTGCCGCAGATCTTCTTCTACGGCCTGTACGCCCTCCTCACCCAGGTCCTCAATGCCAACGGGGCCTTTGGGCCTGCCATGTGGGCGCCCATCCTGAACAACCTGGTGGCCATAGCCGGCCTGGGGATGTTCATCTGGATTTTTGGCACCAACGAGTTCAGTCCGCACACCCTGGCCAACTGGGGATCAACGCAGACGTTGTTCGTTGCTGGGTTCTCCACCATCGGCGTGGTGGCGCAGACGGCCATCCTGATGATCCCGGTCTTCCGGCTCAAGCTTGGCCTCCGCCCGCGGTTCGGCTGGCGGGGCGTGGGACTGGGCCAGGCAGCCAAGCTGAGCGTGTGGACCCTGCTGACGGCCGCCGTCGGGCAGCTCGCCTTCCTGTATGTCATGCGCATCGCCACGATTCCCGGTGCCGAACGCCTCCGCCTTGCGGAGGCGGGCAATCCGGCCGCTGACATGCTGCCCGGCAACGCCGTGCTGGAGGTGGCCAGCCAGCTGTACCTGCTGCCGCATTCGATCATTGCCCTGTCCCTGGCCACAGTCCTGTTCAACCGGATGACCCGGGCTTCCCAGGACGGTAACCGGGCTGAGTTGCGGGATGCCCTCTCCCACGGCCTGCGGACCATGGCCGTGGCCACCGTCTTCGGTGCCCTGGCACTCTTCGCCCTGGCTGGTCCGCTGGGCATGTTCTTCTCCGGCGGCTCGCGCAACGACGGCGTGATGCTGGCCCAGACGCTCACCATCCTGGCGCTCAGCACCCCCTTCATGAGTGCCAACTTCATGATGTCCCGCGTCTTCTACGCCAACGAGGATGCGCGGACCCCGTTCTACGTTCAGTTGCTGCTGGCGGTGGTGTACGTGGTGGGCGCCTTTGCCATCCAGTTCATGCCGGTGGGCCAGATCATCTATGCGATCGCCGTCCTGTACATGGTGGGCAATATCCTCTCCGTAGTGATCAGTGCGTTCTTCCTGCGTCGCCTCCTCGGCAACCTGGACGGACCGCGGATTGCCAATGCCTATATCCGCATGGGCTATGCCGCCCTGGGCTCGGCGATCGCGGGTGCCGGTGCCCTGTGGCTGATGGGCAGTTACAGCCCGGACGGGTTCGCCTGGAGCGGCCGCCTCCAGGCACTCGTGACGCTTGCCGTTGTGGGACCCGTGATGCTGGCTGTTTACTTCCTGCTCCTCAGGCTGTTCCGCGTCTCCGAGCTGACGGACATGCTCCGGCCCCTGCTCGGACGGCTTGGACGTGGAGGCCAAGTGGCGCCCTCAGCGGCAGGCGGGGTCCCGCCGACGTCCGCTCCCGAGGGCACCCCCTCAGTGGAAGCCGGGCCGGCAGCAGAGCGTCCCGCCCGTGCAACCACCTCGGTGGATACGGGCCTCATTCCCCGCATTTCAGGTGAGTTTGATGCTGTGTCCTTCAGGGCAGGTCCGGAGCCTGAGCGGGAGGCCTCCGGCGCGCATTACGACGACGGCGCCCCCACACCGGATGACGGCAACTACCTGCCGGGAGAGGACCAGGCCAGCACTGCGCGCGGCGGATTGCTCCGCGAGCAAATTCCACTGCCGGGCCGGCGCACTTTCCAGGGCAAGGCGGGCCAGAACCCCTATTTCAGCCGTCGGCGCCCCCGGAAAAAGTGA
- a CDS encoding protein kinase family protein, protein MSNPIDVGSVLGGRYKVTATVLTSHDHDLVLDGVDQVLNRPVSILVAGPQNTEQVAQSAREVATGERPGTVQVLDLGVTEAATYLITNHTSAADLLDLVVASNPPYVEPFFTDTLGSEIFGQARSYEPEPYDDEENVEAGYINYSDTHPSQVDPYRDAPAVPPKPPVRPATAPVAPAAARNGGSGAAAAGAAAGTGAGVAAGAAGAAGAAGRAPASAPADPEATAAHPVQPSTGRSAPEATDSGHPVASDSGRPKVSLWSDDDYAQADTQDGYDYQYEEEPVEERAPANKKGALFARAAAPAAGGASFAGRGNDDDDRDDYDDDQDEAGREPRSMRWLVGGLLAVVLIAGLVFAVTNLGSLFTQPEAGGPAPAATTGAPEASAAPTQAPTSAAPAVPPAIESVTRQGNFDFAATFDGDLVKAYDGNAASYWSDMEFATENWGGLAPDGVTLAVKLKSAATVSSITLSQLGGSGGSMTVYTNDRPSLDGAKSVGTNSFTSGDLNLPLAEPVKAQYVIVAINALPKLAAPKTRYGYGLRLAEIKVQ, encoded by the coding sequence GTGTCCAACCCGATCGATGTCGGATCAGTACTGGGCGGCCGCTACAAGGTCACAGCCACGGTATTGACCTCGCATGACCACGATCTGGTGCTGGATGGTGTGGACCAGGTCCTCAACCGCCCGGTAAGCATCCTGGTTGCCGGACCCCAGAACACCGAACAGGTGGCCCAAAGCGCACGCGAAGTAGCCACCGGCGAACGTCCCGGCACTGTGCAGGTGCTGGACCTCGGCGTCACCGAGGCCGCCACGTACCTCATCACCAACCACACGTCCGCAGCAGACCTGCTGGACCTAGTGGTGGCTTCCAACCCGCCCTACGTGGAGCCGTTCTTCACGGACACGCTGGGCAGCGAGATCTTCGGCCAGGCCCGCTCGTACGAGCCCGAGCCCTATGACGACGAAGAAAACGTCGAGGCCGGCTACATCAATTACTCGGACACGCACCCCAGCCAGGTCGATCCCTACCGCGATGCTCCTGCCGTTCCGCCCAAGCCACCTGTGCGCCCCGCCACGGCACCTGTTGCACCTGCCGCCGCCCGCAACGGCGGTTCCGGTGCTGCAGCCGCCGGCGCTGCTGCGGGTACTGGCGCAGGCGTTGCTGCCGGTGCCGCTGGAGCTGCTGGCGCTGCGGGCCGTGCTCCGGCGTCCGCGCCGGCCGACCCCGAGGCCACTGCTGCCCATCCCGTGCAGCCTTCCACCGGACGTTCCGCGCCCGAAGCCACCGACAGCGGGCATCCCGTGGCCTCTGATTCCGGGCGTCCGAAGGTTTCCCTGTGGTCCGACGACGACTACGCGCAGGCGGACACCCAGGACGGCTACGACTACCAGTACGAAGAAGAGCCGGTGGAGGAGCGTGCGCCGGCCAACAAGAAGGGCGCACTCTTTGCCAGGGCAGCGGCACCGGCCGCCGGCGGCGCGTCCTTCGCCGGCCGCGGCAACGATGACGATGACCGCGATGACTACGACGACGACCAGGACGAAGCAGGGCGTGAGCCGCGGTCCATGCGGTGGCTTGTTGGCGGACTCCTGGCCGTTGTCCTCATCGCCGGGCTGGTTTTTGCCGTGACAAACCTGGGCAGCCTCTTCACGCAGCCGGAGGCCGGTGGCCCCGCGCCGGCAGCCACAACGGGTGCTCCTGAGGCTTCAGCAGCTCCCACGCAGGCGCCCACGTCCGCCGCACCGGCGGTTCCGCCGGCTATTGAAAGCGTCACCCGCCAGGGCAACTTCGACTTTGCTGCCACCTTCGACGGCGACCTGGTCAAGGCCTACGACGGCAACGCTGCCAGCTACTGGTCGGACATGGAGTTCGCCACCGAGAACTGGGGCGGTCTCGCTCCCGATGGCGTGACACTTGCAGTCAAACTGAAGAGTGCAGCCACCGTTTCCTCCATCACGCTCTCGCAGCTTGGGGGATCGGGCGGAAGCATGACCGTCTACACCAACGACCGGCCATCGCTTGACGGCGCCAAGTCCGTGGGAACCAACAGCTTCACTTCCGGTGACCTCAACCTGCCGCTCGCTGAACCGGTCAAGGCCCAGTACGTCATCGTCGCCATCAATGCGCTGCCCAAGCTCGCAGCACCCAAGACCCGGTACGGCTACGGTCTCCGCCTGGCCGAAATCAA